One window of Trichoderma breve strain T069 chromosome 3, whole genome shotgun sequence genomic DNA carries:
- a CDS encoding glycosyltransferase sugar-binding region containing DXD motif domain-containing protein, translated as MFNNEQQFDEERGERPARESRSPSSTQRRALKFLRFPRLNKAALFLLLLVDVTIVGLLLYSLEPLITLLRRNDELFSPRITIPRNDSWSSPMFDDDDHELGHPKIPRILHQTTKNSTIPEKWVASQRSCKETYADFEYKLWTDELARDFIAAEYPWFVENWDGYAFPIQRADAIRYFVLHHYGGIYLDMDTFCNETIPFEELEKGPGQHYALFKSTLPTGVTNDFMIATARHPAYAAAVSKLPLFYDITRFWAEIQPYANIMMSSGPLFLSLVVKDYLLGQPSLPSPTVQVIDPPDLHSYITDLESATWHKADAHALMWLGTRPWTWFLAGAVGLLAGLYLINYLLLLICETCLRKVPSTIAYAVKESKLA; from the exons ATGTTCAACAACGAGCAGCAGTTTGACGAGGAGCGCGGCGAGCGCCCGGCGCGCGAGTCTCGCTCTCCCTCGTCGACCCAGCGCAGGGCCCTCAAGTTCCTTCGCTTCCCCAGACTCAACAAGGCCGCCCTGttcctgctcctgctcgtCGACGTGACCATCGTCGGCCTGCTCCTCTACTCGCTCGAGCCTCTCATCACGCTCCTGCGCAGAAACGACGAACTCTTCAGCCCTCGCATCACGATCCCTCGCAACGACTCATGGAGCTCGCCAATgttcgacgacgacgaccacGAGCTGGGCCACCCCAAGATTCCTCGCATCCTGCACCAGACGACTAAAAATAGTACTATCCCCGAGAAATGGGTTGCCTCGCAGCGCAGTTGCAAGGAGACTTATGCCGATTTTGAGTACAAG CTGTGGACTGACGAGCTGGCTCGCGATTTCATTGCTGCCGAATACCCCTGGTTTGTGGAGAACTGGGATGGCTACGCTTTCCCCATCCAACGCGCTGATGCCATCCGTTACTTCGTCCTCCACCACTATGGCGGCATTTACCTCGACATGGACACCTTCTGCAACGAGACCATTCCctttgaggagctggaaaagggCCCAGGACAGCACTATGCTCTGTTCAAGTCGACGCTGCCCACCGGCGTCACCAATGACTTCATGATTGCAACCGCCAGACACCCAGCCTACGCCGCGGCCGTCTCCAAACTTCCCCTATTCTACGACATCACCAGGTTTTGGGCCGAGATCCAGCCTTATGCCAACATCATGATGTCTTCTGGACCGCTGTTCCTCAGTCTCGTTGTCAAGGATTATCTGCTGGGCCAGCCTTCACTGCCCTCACCAACTGTGCAGGTCATTGATCCTCCTGACCTGCACTCATACATCACCGACCTCGAGAGCGCCACTTGGCACAAAGCAGATGCTCATGCCCTCATGTGGCTAGGCACACGACCCTGGACCTGGTTCCTCGCAGGTGCAGTAGGACTGCTCGCCGGCTTATATCTCATCAACTACCTGCTACTATTAATATGCGAAACTTGCCTCCGCAAGGTTCCATCAACCATCGCATACGCAGTCAAGGAGAGCAAGCTGGCATAG
- a CDS encoding alcohol dehydrogenase groES-like domain-containing protein — MAEEMFAVTAPAYTDPSRYELSKVPQPTITEDTDVVIKVHAASINPVDVKKAAGVFKVAVKDSFPYKVGYDAAGVVSQVGKDVKTLKVGDEAYTRLPEVGRGAWSEYAKCSEEYVALKPKNITFGEAASLPLAGVTAIQVLRQYKGSLEGKTVFIPAGLSGTGAYACQLAKNVFHAGKVITTVSTAKIPQVPELLGEGVVDQIIDYTKTDPLSAIPLRSVDFLFDTTGQAMQFLPLLVRSTGMVVSISTKPSAATLQASSVMKRPDNPRIPFYGRIFLDLGDSINKLRAYYYGVEYKYWFLAPNANDLDTLRSYVEEGKLLPVVGARVNMMDIDQVREVCQVIYNGKGGLGKTVIEVTKE; from the exons ATGGCGGAAGAAATGTTTGCCGTCACAGCGCCTGCTTATACTGATCCATCCCGTTATGAACTCTCCAAGGTGCCTCAGCCGACAATTACAGAGGATACAGATGTAGTTATAAAGGTTCATGCTGCAAGCATTAATCCAGTGGATGTGAAGAAGGCAGCAGGAGTCTTCAAGGTGGCCGTCAAGGACTC TTTTCCATACAAGGTCGGATATGACGCAGCTGGTGTAGTGAGCCAAGTTGGGAAGGATGTAAAGACTTTGAAAGTTGGTGACGAGGCCTATACGCGATTGCCAGAAGTTGGTAGAG GAGCTTGGAGCGAGTATGCCAAGTGCTCGGAGGAATATGTTGCTCTGAAGCCCAAAAACATCACCTTTGGTGAGGCTGCTTCATTACCGTTGGCGGGTGTCACGGCGATACAGGTTTTACGGCAATACAAGGGTTCGCTAGAAGGCAAGACTGTCTTTATACCGGCTGGCT TGAGTGGCACAGGAGCGTATGCGTGCCAATTGGCGAAGAATGTCTTTCACGCTGGCAAGGTGATCACGACGGTTTCGACAGCCAAGATTCCCCAGGTACCTGAGTTGCTTGGCGAAGGAGTTGTTGATCAAA TTATCGACTACACAAAGACAGACCCATTGTCAGCGATCCCCTTGCGCTCTGTCGACTTTTTGTTCGACACTACCGGTCAGGCCATGCAATTTCTGCCCCTTCTAGTCCGGTCAACAGGAATGGTTGTATCCATATCAACGAAGCCCTCAGCTGCAACACTTCAAGCATCGAGTGTTATGAAGCGGCCCGACAATCCGCGTATTCCTTTTTACGGCCGAATCTTTCTTGATCTCGGGGATTCGATTAACAAGCTTCGGGCCTACTATTACGGCGTGGAGTATAAATATTGGTTCTTGGCTCCCAATGCAAACGATCTTGACACTTTGAGGAGCTATGTAGAGGAAGGGAAGCTATTGCCCGTCGTTGGCGCAAGAGTTAACATGATGGACATTGACCAAGTACGGGAGGTGTGTCAAGTAATTTATAATGGGAAAGGTGGTCTAGGTAAGACAGTCATTGAAGTGACTAAAGAGTAA